In one Parageobacillus genomosp. 1 genomic region, the following are encoded:
- a CDS encoding phosphoglycerate kinase, with the protein MNKKTVRDVDVKGKRVFCRVDFNVPMENGAITDDTRIRAALPTIRYLIEQGAKVILASHLGRPKGKVVEEMRLNAVAKRLSELLGKQVVKTDEAYGDAVKAEIANMKEGDVLLLENVRFYPGEEKNDPELAKAFAELADIYVNDAFGAAHRAHASTEGIAHYLPAVAGFLMEREIEVLGKALSNPDRPFTAIIGGAKVKDKIGVIENLLNKVDNLIIGGGLAYTFVKALGHEVGKSLLEEDKIELAKSFMEKAKEKGVNFYMPVDAVVADRFANDANTKVVAIDAIPSDWEALDIGPKTCELYRDVIMKSKLVVWNGPMGVFEMDAFAEGTKAVAQALADAVDTYSVIGGGDSAAAVEKFGLAEKMDHISTGGGASLEFMEGKQLPGVVALNDK; encoded by the coding sequence ATGAACAAAAAGACGGTTCGGGACGTCGATGTGAAAGGAAAACGAGTGTTTTGCCGCGTCGATTTTAACGTGCCGATGGAAAATGGTGCGATTACGGATGATACACGCATCCGCGCCGCACTTCCGACGATTCGTTATTTAATCGAGCAAGGCGCAAAAGTGATTTTGGCGAGCCATCTTGGCCGTCCAAAAGGAAAAGTTGTCGAAGAGATGCGCTTAAATGCGGTGGCTAAACGGTTGAGCGAGCTGCTCGGCAAACAGGTAGTAAAAACAGATGAAGCATACGGAGATGCGGTAAAAGCAGAGATCGCCAACATGAAGGAAGGCGATGTATTGCTTCTAGAAAACGTCCGCTTTTACCCAGGGGAAGAGAAAAACGATCCAGAGCTGGCGAAAGCTTTTGCTGAATTAGCGGACATTTATGTGAACGATGCGTTTGGTGCTGCCCATCGGGCTCATGCGTCTACCGAAGGAATTGCACACTACTTACCAGCGGTTGCCGGATTTTTAATGGAAAGAGAAATTGAAGTGCTAGGAAAAGCGCTGTCCAATCCAGACCGTCCATTTACGGCGATTATTGGCGGCGCGAAAGTAAAAGACAAAATCGGTGTGATCGAAAACTTGCTTAACAAAGTGGACAATTTGATTATCGGCGGCGGACTGGCGTATACGTTTGTGAAAGCGCTCGGTCATGAAGTTGGTAAATCACTGTTAGAAGAAGATAAAATTGAACTGGCAAAATCGTTTATGGAAAAAGCGAAAGAAAAAGGCGTTAACTTCTATATGCCGGTTGACGCCGTCGTAGCAGATCGGTTCGCAAATGACGCCAATACGAAAGTCGTTGCGATTGATGCGATTCCAAGCGATTGGGAAGCGCTTGATATTGGTCCAAAAACATGCGAACTATATCGCGACGTCATTATGAAATCAAAGCTGGTTGTTTGGAATGGTCCAATGGGCGTATTTGAAATGGATGCTTTTGCCGAAGGAACAAAAGCAGTAGCCCAAGCGCTAGCGGATGCTGTCGATACATACTCGGTCATCGGCGGCGGCGATTCAGCAGCGGCGGTAGAAAAATTCGGCTTAGCCGAAAAAATGGACCACATCTCTACCGGCGGCGGTGCATCGCTTGAATTTATGGAAGGAAAACAACTTCCTGGAGTGGTAGCGTTAAACGACAAATAA
- the gap gene encoding type I glyceraldehyde-3-phosphate dehydrogenase, whose product MTVKIGINGFGRIGRNVFRAALKNPNVEVVAVNDLTDASTLAHLLKYDSVHGTLDAEVSVNGNNIVVNGKEIVVKAERDPAQLAWNELGVDIVVESTGRFTKREDAAKHLEAGAKKVIISAPAKNEDITIVMGVNQDKYDPANHHIISNASCTTNCLAPFAKVLHEKFGIVRGMMTTVHSYTNDQQILDLPHKDLRRARAAAESIIPTTTGAAKAVALVLPELKGKLNGMAMRVPTPNVSVVDLVAELEKEVTAEEVNAALKEAAEGELKGILAYSEEPLVSRDYNGNTASSTIDALSTMVIEGKMVKVVSWYDNETGYSHRVVDLAEYIASKGL is encoded by the coding sequence ATGACTGTAAAAATTGGTATTAACGGTTTTGGCCGTATTGGTCGCAATGTTTTTCGTGCTGCATTAAAAAATCCAAACGTTGAAGTAGTAGCGGTAAACGACTTAACGGATGCAAGCACATTAGCTCATCTGTTGAAATATGACTCGGTTCATGGAACATTAGACGCAGAAGTATCGGTCAATGGCAATAATATCGTTGTTAACGGGAAAGAAATTGTTGTCAAAGCGGAACGCGACCCTGCCCAATTAGCATGGAATGAATTAGGTGTAGACATTGTCGTTGAATCGACAGGCCGCTTCACGAAACGGGAAGATGCGGCAAAACATTTGGAAGCTGGAGCGAAAAAAGTCATTATTTCTGCGCCGGCGAAAAATGAAGACATTACGATTGTCATGGGCGTAAACCAAGACAAATACGATCCGGCAAACCATCACATTATTTCTAACGCTTCTTGTACAACAAACTGCTTGGCGCCATTTGCCAAAGTGCTTCATGAAAAATTTGGCATTGTCCGCGGCATGATGACGACGGTTCACTCGTATACGAACGACCAACAAATTTTAGACTTGCCTCATAAAGATTTACGCCGTGCCCGTGCTGCTGCGGAATCGATTATTCCGACAACAACAGGTGCGGCAAAAGCAGTTGCGCTTGTACTTCCTGAACTAAAAGGCAAACTCAACGGTATGGCAATGCGTGTACCGACACCAAACGTATCTGTTGTCGACCTTGTTGCGGAGCTTGAAAAAGAAGTAACCGCTGAAGAAGTTAACGCGGCATTGAAAGAAGCTGCGGAAGGTGAATTGAAAGGCATCTTGGCTTACAGTGAAGAGCCGCTCGTATCTCGCGACTATAACGGCAACACTGCTTCATCCACGATTGATGCGCTTTCCACAATGGTTATTGAAGGAAAAATGGTGAAAGTAGTATCTTGGTACGATAACGAAACAGGCTATTCTCATCGCGTTGTCGATCTTGCCGAATATATTGCGTCAAAAGGTCTATAA
- a CDS encoding sugar-binding transcriptional regulator — translation MRSLIEAQKKLLPDLLEVMQKRYQILHYVSLMQPVGRRVLANSLGMSERVLRSEVQFLKEQNLLAVDSIGTSLTPEGKELLYALEDVMREVLGLRDLEATLKQKLHIEKVIVVAGDSDLSPWVKKEMGRACVTCMKERLKNGDIVAVTGGTTMAAVAEMMTPDAKLNNLLFVPARGGLGENVGNQANTICAKMAEKALGNYRLLHVPDHLSREAYESLIEEPAVKEMLELIKSCRMVVHGIGDAVTMAERRKTRKEDMEKIKARHAVAEAFGYYFNEKGEVVHKVKTVGIQLEDLPHVEHVIAVAGGASKAKAIQAYMKRAPHSILITDEGAAKALLGE, via the coding sequence ATGCGATCGTTAATCGAAGCGCAAAAGAAATTATTGCCCGACCTTCTGGAAGTGATGCAAAAACGCTATCAAATATTGCACTATGTTTCCCTCATGCAGCCGGTCGGGCGCCGGGTGCTGGCGAACAGTTTGGGAATGAGCGAGCGTGTGCTTCGTTCCGAGGTGCAGTTTTTAAAAGAGCAAAACTTGTTGGCAGTTGACTCGATCGGCACGAGCTTAACGCCTGAAGGCAAGGAATTGCTGTATGCGCTCGAGGATGTCATGAGAGAAGTGCTGGGGTTAAGAGATTTAGAAGCAACGTTAAAACAAAAGCTGCATATTGAAAAAGTAATTGTTGTTGCTGGGGATAGTGACCTTTCTCCTTGGGTAAAAAAAGAAATGGGAAGAGCTTGCGTCACCTGTATGAAAGAACGGTTGAAAAATGGTGACATTGTGGCGGTAACAGGAGGTACCACAATGGCTGCGGTGGCCGAGATGATGACACCGGACGCGAAGTTAAACAATCTTTTATTTGTTCCCGCACGAGGTGGCCTAGGGGAGAATGTAGGAAACCAGGCCAATACCATTTGCGCAAAAATGGCGGAAAAGGCGCTAGGGAATTACCGCCTTCTTCATGTTCCTGACCATCTCAGCCGCGAGGCGTATGAATCGTTAATTGAAGAGCCGGCTGTGAAAGAAATGCTAGAACTCATTAAGTCGTGCCGCATGGTTGTACACGGAATTGGAGATGCTGTCACTATGGCGGAGCGCCGGAAAACGAGAAAAGAGGATATGGAGAAAATAAAAGCGCGCCATGCGGTTGCCGAAGCATTTGGCTATTACTTTAATGAAAAAGGAGAAGTTGTTCATAAAGTAAAAACGGTCGGCATTCAGCTTGAAGACCTCCCGCATGTCGAACACGTCATCGCGGTTGCTGGAGGGGCGTCGAAGGCGAAAGCGATTCAAGCGTATATGAAACGAGCCCCGCACTCGATTTTAATCACCGATGAAGGCGCGGCAAAAGCGTTGTTAGGGGAGTAA
- a CDS encoding glutaredoxin family protein has translation MKINLYSKTNCPLCDKAKQVLQELQNEFSFDINEIDIYQDDKLLEKYQLMIPVVEIDGEEIDFGIVQKDVIRKRLLETRKS, from the coding sequence ATGAAGATCAATTTATATTCCAAAACGAACTGCCCGTTATGCGATAAAGCGAAACAAGTCTTGCAAGAGCTGCAAAACGAGTTCTCCTTTGACATCAATGAAATCGACATTTATCAAGACGACAAGCTGCTGGAAAAATATCAATTAATGATTCCTGTAGTCGAAATCGATGGGGAAGAAATAGATTTCGGCATCGTTCAAAAAGATGTCATAAGAAAGCGCTTACTAGAGACGCGAAAAAGTTGA
- the rpoN gene encoding RNA polymerase factor sigma-54 has protein sequence MRAELLQEQRLKLALTKELTQAIELLQYSAVELQTFLYEQSLDNPFLEIRDHRWKRSGRRLSEKDKKQWLENMSTRSETLSAHLMAQLPALSLAKQEERAVRYLIASLDEDGYLRIGLEEIADRLAISREEAEKALEIVQSLEPAGVGARSLEECLYLQLQRLPNRDEFAEQIIKHHFSLFAEKSWKTLAKQLGVDIASLQRVWDLIRTLEPRPGIHYTKEMPHFIIPDMIVERDPEGQWRIFFNDDVHPELVWNRMYEQQMTHYRDSQVHGFVKDKYRQFLWLAKSLEQRKQTLLNIMAVIVEKQLPCLEAGFAALKPLTMREVAEELGIHESTVSRAVKNKYVQTPFGTVELRRFFASSVSSAYAEEDAASSVKVKMVIKQLIEAEDKKQPLSDQKLADLLQEQYGIAVSRRTVAKYREQLHIPSSAKRKQYE, from the coding sequence ATGAGGGCGGAATTATTGCAAGAGCAGCGGCTGAAGCTGGCGTTGACAAAAGAACTGACGCAGGCGATTGAACTGTTGCAGTACTCTGCCGTGGAACTGCAAACTTTTTTATACGAACAGTCGCTCGATAATCCTTTTTTGGAAATTCGCGATCATCGCTGGAAGCGAAGCGGGCGCCGCTTATCGGAGAAAGACAAGAAGCAATGGCTGGAAAATATGAGCACGCGTTCCGAAACGCTTTCGGCGCATTTAATGGCCCAGCTGCCGGCACTTTCGCTTGCAAAACAGGAAGAACGCGCCGTGCGTTACCTCATCGCTTCCCTTGATGAAGACGGCTATTTGCGGATCGGGTTGGAGGAAATTGCTGATCGATTAGCTATTTCAAGGGAAGAAGCGGAAAAGGCGCTTGAAATTGTGCAGTCATTAGAGCCGGCAGGCGTTGGCGCACGCAGTTTGGAAGAATGTTTATATTTGCAGTTGCAGCGCTTGCCAAATCGGGATGAATTCGCCGAACAAATCATCAAACATCATTTTTCCTTATTTGCCGAAAAGTCATGGAAAACGTTGGCGAAGCAACTTGGGGTCGATATTGCTTCGTTGCAGCGTGTATGGGATTTAATCCGCACGCTTGAACCGCGCCCTGGCATTCATTATACAAAGGAGATGCCGCATTTTATCATCCCCGATATGATTGTCGAACGCGATCCGGAAGGCCAATGGCGCATTTTCTTTAACGACGATGTGCATCCGGAACTCGTCTGGAATCGGATGTATGAACAGCAAATGACCCATTATCGCGACAGTCAAGTCCACGGCTTTGTCAAAGATAAATATCGGCAGTTTTTATGGCTTGCCAAAAGCTTAGAGCAACGCAAACAAACGTTGTTAAATATTATGGCCGTTATTGTTGAGAAACAGCTTCCGTGTTTGGAAGCGGGATTTGCCGCGTTAAAGCCCCTTACGATGCGAGAAGTGGCCGAGGAGTTAGGCATTCACGAATCTACGGTCAGCCGTGCGGTGAAAAATAAATATGTGCAAACACCGTTTGGTACTGTAGAACTGCGCCGCTTTTTTGCCAGCTCTGTTTCTTCCGCTTATGCAGAGGAGGATGCGGCTTCTTCGGTAAAAGTAAAAATGGTGATTAAGCAGTTAATAGAGGCGGAAGACAAAAAACAGCCTCTCTCTGACCAGAAGCTTGCTGACTTGTTACAGGAGCAATACGGCATCGCCGTTTCGCGAAGGACGGTCGCCAAATACCGCGAGCAGCTGCATATTCCATCATCGGCAAAGCGAAAACAGTACGAATAG
- a CDS encoding Ada metal-binding domain-containing protein, whose translation MKNSMIYPEWDAPYFIGVKTTKIYCFPWCNGKPKAENIIKFESRAEAEQAGYRSCKNCCSGLPPGSWEDNKQEIQLMVPKEFSFAENMKYLSNAPNECMYHIKNNRIYKAVPIEQELPLIEIRADHEDALTIRFVGNTTPSCKWVRAAVARYVREWFDLKTNLRPFYDLAKSDILLQKAVSEFYGLRLIGIPDLFEALCWGIIGQQINLTFAYTLKRRFVETFGRHVEWDGEQYWIFPSPHEIAALKVSDLTALQMTAKKSEYLIGVAKLISEGKLTKELLMGAGNYKKAEKMLVNIRGIGPWTANYVLMRCLRIPSAFPIDDVGLHNAIKHLMGSENKPSKDEILKLFSRWTNWEAYATFYLWRFLY comes from the coding sequence ATGAAAAATAGTATGATTTATCCTGAGTGGGACGCCCCTTATTTTATAGGCGTGAAAACAACGAAGATTTATTGTTTCCCTTGGTGCAACGGAAAACCGAAGGCGGAAAACATTATCAAATTTGAGTCTAGAGCAGAAGCTGAACAGGCCGGCTACCGTTCTTGCAAAAACTGTTGTTCAGGTCTTCCGCCAGGCTCCTGGGAAGATAACAAGCAAGAGATCCAATTAATGGTGCCGAAAGAATTCAGCTTTGCCGAAAACATGAAATACCTGTCTAACGCCCCAAACGAATGCATGTATCATATCAAGAATAATAGGATCTACAAAGCAGTTCCGATAGAGCAGGAACTCCCGTTAATTGAAATAAGGGCTGATCATGAAGACGCTCTTACCATACGTTTTGTGGGTAACACCACTCCTTCTTGCAAATGGGTACGCGCCGCGGTGGCGCGATATGTAAGAGAATGGTTTGATTTGAAGACCAATTTACGTCCGTTTTACGATTTAGCTAAAAGCGATATTTTGCTGCAAAAAGCAGTCAGTGAATTTTATGGACTTCGTCTTATCGGAATTCCCGATTTATTTGAGGCTCTGTGCTGGGGGATCATTGGACAGCAAATTAATCTTACCTTTGCGTATACATTAAAAAGGCGTTTTGTGGAAACCTTCGGTCGACACGTAGAGTGGGATGGAGAACAATATTGGATATTTCCATCCCCCCATGAAATCGCGGCATTGAAGGTCAGTGATTTAACGGCATTACAAATGACAGCCAAGAAAAGCGAATATCTAATTGGAGTGGCGAAACTCATATCGGAAGGAAAATTGACGAAAGAGCTTTTGATGGGCGCGGGGAACTATAAAAAAGCGGAAAAGATGTTAGTAAATATCCGGGGAATTGGGCCTTGGACGGCAAACTATGTTTTGATGCGCTGCCTGAGAATTCCTTCTGCTTTTCCCATTGATGATGTCGGACTGCACAACGCCATTAAACATTTGATGGGCTCGGAGAATAAACCTTCTAAAGATGAAATTTTAAAGCTATTTTCAAGATGGACAAACTGGGAAGCCTATGCAACTTTTTATTTATGGAGATTCCTTTATTAA
- a CDS encoding bifunctional transcriptional activator/DNA repair enzyme AdaA: MKMKTQRKQGDIQRVPHHANETGAIEENLTDEIWQAIVSNDSSYDDKFFYAVKSTGIFCRPSCKSRAPKKENIRIFRSAQQALSENFRPCKRCKPTGERLPDEDWVDQITQCIETNYSEPLNLKILADMCHGSPYHLHRTFKRIKGITPAEYIRKVRISKSIQYLATSDKTITEISLAVGIPNTAYFITLFKKETGYTPADYRQLISNKITMEALNNGVKK, translated from the coding sequence ATGAAAATGAAAACACAACGAAAACAAGGGGATATTCAACGTGTACCTCATCACGCGAATGAAACAGGTGCCATTGAGGAAAATTTGACAGATGAAATATGGCAAGCCATTGTTTCAAACGATTCATCCTATGACGATAAATTTTTCTATGCTGTAAAGAGTACGGGTATCTTTTGCCGGCCTTCTTGCAAATCCCGTGCTCCAAAAAAAGAAAACATTCGCATTTTTCGCAGTGCCCAGCAAGCCCTATCGGAAAACTTTCGCCCATGCAAACGATGCAAACCAACTGGAGAGCGTTTGCCAGATGAAGATTGGGTGGACCAAATCACACAATGCATTGAAACGAATTACAGCGAACCTTTAAATTTAAAAATATTGGCGGATATGTGCCATGGAAGCCCTTACCATTTGCACCGTACGTTTAAACGGATCAAGGGGATTACCCCAGCCGAATATATCCGAAAGGTAAGAATTTCCAAATCAATTCAATATCTTGCCACTTCGGATAAAACCATTACAGAAATTTCTTTGGCAGTTGGCATTCCTAATACAGCATACTTTATCACTTTGTTTAAAAAAGAAACGGGTTATACGCCGGCAGATTATCGCCAATTAATTAGCAATAAAATAACGATGGAGGCGTTAAATAATGGTGTCAAAAAATAA
- a CDS encoding methylated-DNA--[protein]-cysteine S-methyltransferase, whose amino-acid sequence MVSKNNLTVYWTLFVYEQWKMYIAATSNGLCYVGSPNKPFEELSNWVKKHLPNSVLVQDDEKLQPYTAELTEYFWGQRKTFVQPLDLYGTPFQLSVWNALRKIPYGHTRSYSEIANHIQKPFSVRAVGAAIGANPVLIIVPCHRVIGKNGTLTGYRGGLEMKKQLLQLENESSLIGERYLHA is encoded by the coding sequence ATGGTGTCAAAAAATAATCTAACGGTTTATTGGACTTTGTTTGTGTATGAACAATGGAAAATGTATATAGCTGCGACATCAAATGGGCTTTGTTACGTGGGTTCTCCGAATAAGCCATTTGAAGAGCTGTCCAATTGGGTAAAGAAACACTTACCGAATAGCGTTTTAGTGCAAGATGATGAAAAATTGCAGCCTTATACAGCCGAATTAACAGAGTATTTCTGGGGGCAGCGCAAGACCTTTGTACAGCCTCTTGATTTATACGGTACACCATTTCAATTATCCGTGTGGAACGCATTGCGCAAAATTCCGTACGGGCACACGCGGTCTTACTCGGAAATTGCAAATCATATTCAAAAACCGTTTTCGGTACGTGCAGTTGGAGCCGCTATTGGCGCCAATCCAGTTTTAATTATCGTACCTTGCCATCGTGTGATCGGTAAAAATGGAACACTGACAGGATATCGGGGCGGTTTGGAAATGAAGAAACAACTGTTACAGTTAGAAAATGAAAGTTCGCTTATAGGAGAGAGATACCTGCATGCCTAA
- a CDS encoding SPL family radical SAM protein, with protein sequence MKVEFFYKYPKTLLNKGTGFLSGYSYSLNPYAGCAFGCSYCYVRQMPVSMFRKEEWGTWVDIKKKSADLLRKELERAKNKGKVTIFMSSSTDPYQPIEYKEKVTRSLLEVMVENKPDFLFVQTRSPLVCRDIDLFLLLKDKVRVSMTIETDREDIRKYFTPHAPPISARLKALQLLADAGVPTQATIAPVLPSSEEFPEKLKKLVDRVCVDDYFMGDGSGGKRTKNLGIFSMYEKLGLEEWYDPSAYRIVYDRLKKVFPDEQVYLSQKGFLP encoded by the coding sequence ATGAAAGTCGAATTTTTTTACAAATACCCGAAGACACTGCTAAATAAAGGAACAGGGTTTCTTTCTGGATATAGCTATTCTTTAAATCCGTATGCTGGTTGTGCATTTGGTTGTTCATACTGCTATGTGCGTCAAATGCCTGTTTCGATGTTCCGTAAGGAGGAATGGGGGACCTGGGTAGACATAAAAAAGAAATCGGCAGACTTACTGCGCAAAGAACTTGAGAGAGCCAAAAATAAAGGGAAAGTGACGATTTTTATGTCATCTAGCACAGACCCTTATCAGCCTATCGAATATAAGGAGAAAGTAACAAGATCCTTGTTGGAAGTAATGGTGGAAAATAAACCGGATTTTTTATTCGTACAGACCCGGAGCCCTCTAGTATGTAGAGACATTGATTTATTTCTTCTTTTAAAGGATAAAGTCCGAGTTAGCATGACCATTGAAACGGACAGAGAGGATATACGCAAATATTTTACGCCCCATGCCCCACCGATCAGCGCTAGATTAAAGGCGCTACAGCTTTTGGCTGATGCAGGTGTGCCGACTCAAGCAACGATAGCCCCTGTGTTGCCTAGTAGTGAAGAGTTTCCGGAGAAATTAAAAAAATTAGTCGATCGTGTCTGTGTGGATGATTATTTCATGGGAGATGGCAGCGGAGGAAAACGAACCAAGAATTTAGGTATTTTTTCTATGTACGAAAAATTGGGTTTGGAAGAATGGTATGATCCTTCAGCATATCGTATCGTGTATGACAGACTAAAAAAAGTATTCCCCGATGAACAAGTCTATTTGAGCCAAAAAGGGTTTTTACCTTAA
- a CDS encoding replication-relaxation family protein gives MPKLESLTERQIKILYALNNLQALSRSQLQHMFSLGSKRNANRVLQGIREYTNTKRIGEDVYYLNKRGAELIGGEATVRGNSPLEHIVMRNDIYIFYHYPQDWKPEAKTRWIEGGKEYSIVSDARFTYHEQMYFLEVDITQKMAENKRKVEKYAYLFRFIQRQQTGEPILLWYTVSDVKKRQLEAWCKEYGVQCEVLCKQDF, from the coding sequence TTGCCAAAGTTAGAAAGCCTCACAGAAAGACAGATAAAGATACTATATGCTTTGAATAACTTGCAAGCCTTGAGCCGGTCGCAGTTGCAACACATGTTTTCGCTCGGCAGCAAGCGCAACGCAAACCGGGTGCTGCAAGGCATACGGGAATATACAAACACCAAGCGAATCGGTGAGGATGTGTACTACCTCAATAAAAGAGGAGCAGAGTTGATCGGTGGTGAAGCGACGGTACGGGGAAACAGTCCACTCGAGCACATTGTCATGCGCAACGACATCTATATCTTCTACCACTATCCACAAGACTGGAAGCCGGAAGCGAAGACAAGATGGATAGAAGGTGGCAAGGAATATAGCATTGTATCAGATGCGCGGTTCACGTATCACGAGCAGATGTATTTTTTGGAGGTAGACATCACACAAAAAATGGCCGAGAACAAGCGAAAGGTCGAGAAGTACGCGTATTTATTCCGATTCATACAGCGCCAGCAGACCGGGGAGCCAATACTTTTGTGGTACACTGTTTCGGATGTGAAAAAGCGGCAGTTAGAAGCGTGGTGCAAGGAGTACGGAGTGCAGTGTGAGGTGTTGTGTAAGCAGGACTTTTGA